A section of the candidate division WOR-3 bacterium genome encodes:
- a CDS encoding phosphatidylglycerophosphatase A, with protein MLTASNKQLTFGQWLCIIIGTVFFSGYFPIAPATFSSLLSVFLVILLSKKIQIYVLVMMGIIILGSLIAGKLEKIWSKDARRITIDECAGIMVTYFYLPGIINDTKHINWLLLAIGFVLFRVFDIVKPLYIKTSERITGGFGIMLDDVISGIYSNIILRIILLIFPALKY; from the coding sequence ATGTTGACTGCTTCCAATAAACAATTAACTTTTGGCCAGTGGCTTTGTATAATCATAGGAACTGTTTTCTTTTCCGGTTATTTTCCAATTGCGCCCGCAACATTTTCCAGTCTTTTGTCAGTATTTCTGGTCATTTTGTTGTCAAAAAAAATTCAAATTTATGTGCTGGTTATGATGGGCATAATTATTCTCGGTTCGCTCATTGCCGGTAAATTAGAAAAAATCTGGTCTAAGGATGCCCGTCGCATTACAATTGATGAATGCGCAGGAATAATGGTTACTTATTTTTATCTACCAGGGATAATCAACGACACTAAACATATTAACTGGTTGTTATTGGCAATAGGATTTGTGCTTTTTAGAGTGTTTGATATCGTTAAACCATTATATATTAAAACTTCTGAAAGAATCACTGGCGGATTCGGTATAATGTTGGACGATGTGATATCTGGTATTTATAGTAATATAATCTTAAGAATTATTCTATTAATCTTTCCTGCGCTAAAATATTAA